A stretch of DNA from Streptomyces venezuelae:
GAGCTGGGTGCCGAGTTGGGCGGTGATCCGGCTCAGCAGCTCGGCCGCACTGCCGAAGGGGAGGGGCTGGGGACACGGGAGGGCGGGTGGGGCGGGGGACTCGGGAGGGTGCACCGGCTCCGTCATGAACCGATCCTGACGGGCGCAGGTTGCCGGGCCGTTGCACGGGGGTGACGGGTGTTTTCCGGACGCTCACTCGGTCATTCGTACGAGTGAAAGGGGGCGGGGGCGGAACTGGGGGCCGGGCCCGCTCGTCCGATCTTGTGCAAGGGCAGGGGACTGACAGGTGGGGGCGGGCTATGGGCTGGGGCTGGCGTTGGGGCAGCGGCAAGGGCAGGGCCGGGGGCGAGGCCAAGGTCAGGGACAAGGCCGAGGTCAAGAGCAAGGGCAGGGCCGGGCGGCGGTGGGCCGTGCAGGCGGTGATGCTGGGCTGCGTGCTGGCGCTGCTGCCCTCGGCCTGGACCCACGCGGTGGCCGAGGACCGGCTGCACACCACGGCGGACGTGCCCGCCACCGAGGTCGCGATGGTGTTCGGGGCGGGGCTGCTGGGCGAGCGCCCCACCCCGTATCTGGCCCGCCGGCTGGACGCGGCGGCCGAGCTCTACCGGACCGGCCGGGTCAAGGTGGTCCTGGTCTCCGGGGACAACAGCCGCGAGGAGTATGACGAGCCGGACGCGATGCGGGCCTACCTGGTCTCCCGCGGGGTGCCGGACGCGCGGATCGTCAGCGATTTCGCGGGCTTCGACACCTGGGACTCGTGCGTGCGCGCCAAGAAGATATTCGGCGTCGACCGGGCGGTGCTGATCAGCCAGGGCTTCCACATACGCCGGGCGGTTGCGCTGTGCCGGGCAGCGGGCGTCGAGCCGTACGGGGTCGGCGTCTCCGACGTGCACGACGCGACCTGGTACTACGGCGGCGCCCGGGAGGTCCTGGCGGCGGGCAAGGCCGCGCTGGACGCCGTGTTCACCCCGGAGCCGACCTTCCTGGGGCCCAAGGAGCAGGGGGTGTCGCAGGCCCTGGGCGCTCTGGCAGACTGACCGCGCTATTCCGAATAGTCATATGACTGTCCGGTTGGGTCGAAGGTCAGAGGTGGGTATCCCGTGGCTGTTGCGGATCTGAGCGGCAAGGTCGTCGTCATCACCGGTGGGGCTCGCGGGCTCGGCGCGGCGGCGGCGCAGGCCGTCGTGGACGGCGGCGGCAGGGTGCTCGTCACCGATGTGCTGGAGGAGGAGGGCGCAGCCCTGGCCGCCGGGCTCGGCGCATCCGCCCGCTTCCTGCGGCACGACGTCACCAGCGAGACCGACTGGCAGGCCGCCCTGGACCACGCGGTGGCCGAGTTCGGTCGGCTCGACGGCCTGGTCAACAACGCCGGCATAGCCACCGGCCGGTTCCTGGAAGAGGAGAGCGTCGAGCACTTCCGCCGCTGCCTGGAGATCAACCTGGTCGGGGTGTTCATCGGCATCAAGACCGCCGTCCCGCTGCTCAGGGCGGCCGGCGGCGGCTCGATCGTCAACATCTCCTCCGCGGCCGGCCTCACCGGCCTCGCCCTGACCGCCGGGTACGGAGCCTCCAAATGGGGTGTCCGCGGCCTGTCGAAGATCGGGGCGGTGGAGCTCGCCGAGGCGAAGATCCGGGTGAACTCGGTCCACCCCGGCATGACCCTGACCCCGATGACCGCCCCGGTCGGCATCCGGACCGGTGAGGGCAACTTCCCCGGCGCCCCGATGGGCCGGGTCGGCGTCCCCGAGGAGATCGCCGGGGCCGTCGCCTTCCTGCTGTCCGACGCGGCCGGATACATGACCGGCGCGGAACTCGCCGTCGACGGCGGCTGGACCGCCGGCCCCACGGTCGGCCACCTCACCGGCGGACACCCCGCCCGCTGAGGCGGAACACCCCCGCTCTTAACGCAAGCCGAGGGCGGGCGTAACACCCGCGCCACACGCTGGGCCCATGCACACCACCGCGACCCACTGCCCGTACTGCGCACTCCAGTGCGGCATGAACCTGCGACCCGCCGCCGGGGAAGCCGGGGAATCGGCGGTCGAAGTGGTGGAGCGCGAGGACTTCCCCGTCAACCGGGGAGCGCTCTGCGGCAAGGGCCGCACCGCTCCCGCCCTGCTCTCCTCCCGGGTGCGCCTGACCGAGCCGCTGATCCGCACCCACGCCACCGGCACGCTCGAACCGGCCACCTGGGAGGAGGCCCTCGACGCCATCGCCGAAGGCCTCGGCCGCACCCGCCGCGCCCACGGGCCGGACGCGGTCGGCGTGTTCGGCGGCGGCGGCCTCACCAACGAGAAGGCCTACGCCCTGGGCAAGTTCGCCCGGGTCGCCCTCGGCACCTCGCAGATCGACTACAACGGCCGCTTCTGCATGTCCTCGGCCGCCGCCGCCCACCAGCGGGCCTTCGGCCTGGACCGCGGCCTGCCCTTCCCGCTGGAGGACATCCCGCGCACCGGCTGCGTCATCCTGGTCGGCTCCAACCTGGCCGAGACCATGCCGCCCGCGCTGCGCTACCTCACCGAACTGAAGGAGAACGGCGGCACGCTGATCGTCATCGACCCGCGCCGCACCCGCACCGCCGCCCAGGCCGATCTGCACCTGGCCCCCCGCCCCGGCACCGATCTGGCCCTCGCCCTCGGCCTGCTCCACCTGGTCGTCGCCGAGGGCCACACCGACGAGGCCTTCATCGCCGAGCGCACCACCGGCTGGGAGGAGGCACGGGCCGCCGCCATGGCCCACTGGCCGGAGCTGGTCGAACGCATCACCGGGGTGCCCGTCCCCCGGCTCCGCGAAGCCGTCTCGATGTTCTGCACCCCCTCCAGCGCCATGGTGCTCACCGCCCGCGGCCCGGAGCAGCAGGCCAAGGGCACCGACACCGTCTCCGCCTGGATCAACCTCTGCCTGGCCACCGGCCGGGCCGGCCGCCCCCACTCCGGCTACGGCTGCCTCACCGGCCAGGGCAACGGCCAGGGCGGCCGGGAACACGGCCAGAAGGCCGACCAGCTCCCCGGCTACCGCAAGCTCACCGATCCGGCCGCCCGCGCCCATGTGGCCGCGGTCTGGGGCGTGGACCCCGACTCCCTGCCCGGCCCGGGCCGCAGCGCGTACGAACTCCTCGACGCCCTCGGCGGGGACGTCCGCGCGCTCCTCCTGATGGGTTCCAACCCGGTGGTCTCGGCCCCGCACGCCTCCCGCATCGAGGACCGCATCCGCTCCCTCGAGTTCCTGGCCGTCGCCGACGTGGTCCTCTCCGAGACCGCGGCCCTCGCCGACGTGGTCCTCCCGGTCACCCAGTGGGCCGAGGAAACCGGCACCACCACCAACCTCGAAGGCCGTGTCCTGCTCCGCCGGCAGGCCCTCACCCCGCCCCCCGGCGTCCGCAGCGACCTGCACGTCCTGCACGGCCTGGCCGCCCGCCTGGGCATCGACAAGGGCTTCCCGGAAGACCCCGAGGAAGTCTTCGCGGAACTCCGCCGGGCCTCCGCCGGCGGCCCGGCGGACTACTCCGGCATCTCCTACCGCGCCATCGAGGAGCACCAGGGCGTCTTCTGGCCCTGCCCCGAGGACACCCCGGGCCCCGGCACCCGCCGCCTCTTCCTGGACCGGTTCGCCACCGACGACGGCCGCGCCCGG
This window harbors:
- a CDS encoding vancomycin high temperature exclusion protein, producing the protein MLGCVLALLPSAWTHAVAEDRLHTTADVPATEVAMVFGAGLLGERPTPYLARRLDAAAELYRTGRVKVVLVSGDNSREEYDEPDAMRAYLVSRGVPDARIVSDFAGFDTWDSCVRAKKIFGVDRAVLISQGFHIRRAVALCRAAGVEPYGVGVSDVHDATWYYGGAREVLAAGKAALDAVFTPEPTFLGPKEQGVSQALGALAD
- a CDS encoding glucose 1-dehydrogenase — translated: MAVADLSGKVVVITGGARGLGAAAAQAVVDGGGRVLVTDVLEEEGAALAAGLGASARFLRHDVTSETDWQAALDHAVAEFGRLDGLVNNAGIATGRFLEEESVEHFRRCLEINLVGVFIGIKTAVPLLRAAGGGSIVNISSAAGLTGLALTAGYGASKWGVRGLSKIGAVELAEAKIRVNSVHPGMTLTPMTAPVGIRTGEGNFPGAPMGRVGVPEEIAGAVAFLLSDAAGYMTGAELAVDGGWTAGPTVGHLTGGHPAR
- a CDS encoding molybdopterin oxidoreductase family protein translates to MHTTATHCPYCALQCGMNLRPAAGEAGESAVEVVEREDFPVNRGALCGKGRTAPALLSSRVRLTEPLIRTHATGTLEPATWEEALDAIAEGLGRTRRAHGPDAVGVFGGGGLTNEKAYALGKFARVALGTSQIDYNGRFCMSSAAAAHQRAFGLDRGLPFPLEDIPRTGCVILVGSNLAETMPPALRYLTELKENGGTLIVIDPRRTRTAAQADLHLAPRPGTDLALALGLLHLVVAEGHTDEAFIAERTTGWEEARAAAMAHWPELVERITGVPVPRLREAVSMFCTPSSAMVLTARGPEQQAKGTDTVSAWINLCLATGRAGRPHSGYGCLTGQGNGQGGREHGQKADQLPGYRKLTDPAARAHVAAVWGVDPDSLPGPGRSAYELLDALGGDVRALLLMGSNPVVSAPHASRIEDRIRSLEFLAVADVVLSETAALADVVLPVTQWAEETGTTTNLEGRVLLRRQALTPPPGVRSDLHVLHGLAARLGIDKGFPEDPEEVFAELRRASAGGPADYSGISYRAIEEHQGVFWPCPEDTPGPGTRRLFLDRFATDDGRARFIPVAHRESAELPDADYPVLLTTGRVVSQYQSGAQTRRVPELNAAAPEAFVEIHPRLADRIGAVEGAPLAVTSRRGRAVAPARITDTIRPDTVFMPFHWPGEGRANTLTNPALDPVSRMPEFKTCAVRVEPADAAAGS